The Columba livia isolate bColLiv1 breed racing homer chromosome 2, bColLiv1.pat.W.v2, whole genome shotgun sequence genome includes the window ACCGCGGCCGCGTCACTAACCGCGACCCTCGGGAGAGCGGCGCGGCCACCGCCGGCCCCGGCACCGCGGAGGGGACACCGGCACAGGGAACCTACGGCTTTGCTCTCGCTTTCCAGACTCAAcagaaattgaaattaaaaaataataataatccaaATCCCCCGCGGTTTGTGGCGGGGGGGGAGGCAGAAGGCGGCCCCGGCGCTGCGGGACGGGGACGGGGTCACGGCTGCGCCGCGGCGGGGACCGGCGAGCCCAGCGCGTTGGGCGAGGAGATGACGGGCGAGGCGGCCAGGCTGCCCAGCGGCTGCGACGCGGCCATGGACGTGATCCCTGCGGGGACACGCACGGGGCGGGGGTGACACCTGCGGGGGGGTCTGGGGTGTCCCCGGGTGTCCCCACGGGCCAGGACTCACCTGCCAACATGCTGGAGGAGCTGACGGGGGTGTTGGCGGCCGAGAGCGCGGCCGCGGTGCCCAGCCGCGCCGGATCCTTGGCGATGGGGTCTGGAGGGAAAGAAgcgggtggtggtggtgggggagCCACGGGGATGTCACCAAGCCCCccgggggggacaggggacacgggcGGGCGGGGGTACATACAGAAGTAGGGGTGCTCCATGGCGTCCCGGGCCGTGAGACGCGTCTGGTGGTCGTAGCGCAGCAGCTTGTCCAGGAAATCCAGCGCCTCGGTGCTGACCAGGTGCTGGTTCTCGCTGTGCACGAAGCGCTCCCACCGCTTCCGCGAGTGTCTGCGGGGACGAGGAGCCGTTGGATCATCGAGACCAACCCCTGTcactgcacaggacaccccaaaattcacaccatgtgtctgaggatgttgtcaaACCAACATGCTGTTGGGTCAAGCCAAGATGTTGAGTCAAACCAAGATGACGTTGGGTCAAGCCAAGATGTCATTAGGTCAAGCTGTGAGATTAGGTCAAGCCAAGGTGTTGGTCAAGCCAAGATGTTGGTCAAGCCAAGATGTTGGTCAAGCCAAGGTATTGTTAGGTTAGACCAAGACATTAGGCTGAGTCAAGATGTTGTTGGGTCAAGACAAGAGACTGTGTCAAGACAAGATATCATTGGGTCAAGCCAAGACATTGGATCAAGCCAAACTGTTAGGTCAAGTCACGACACTAGGTCAAGACATTGGGTCAAGCCATGATGTTATTAAGTCAAGCCAAGAGATTAAGTCAAGCCAAGAGATTAGGTCAAGCCAAAATGTTGGTCAAGCCAAGGTATTGTTAGGTCAGACCAAGACATTAGGCCAAGTCAAGAGATTGTTGGGTCAAACCAAGAGACTGGGTCAAGCCAAGACATGAATGGGTCAAGCCAAGCTGCAAGGTGAAGCCAAGATATCATAGGGTCAAGTCAAGACATAGTTAGGTCAAGTCAAGACATTGGGTCAAGCCATGATGTCAATAAGTCAAGCCTAGAGATTAGGTCAAGCCAAAATGTTGGTCAAGCCAAGGTATTGTTAGGTCAGACCAAGACATTAGGCCAAGTCAAGAGATTGTTGGGTCAAACCAAGAGACTGGGTCAGGCTAAGACATCATTGGGTCAAGCCAAGACATCACTGGGTCAAGCCAAGCTGTAAGGTGAAGCCAAGATATCATAAAGTCAAGTCAAGACATAGGTCAAGCAAATACATTAGGTCAAGCCATGATGTCATTAAGTCAAGCCAAGAGATTAGGTCAAGCCCAGATGTTGGTCAAGCCAAGATGTTGTTGAGTCAAGCCAAGACACTGGCTTAAGCCAGGACATCATTGGGTCAAGCCATGATGTCATTAAGTCAAGCCAAGACATTGGCTTAAGCCAGGACATCACTGGGTCAAGCCATGATGTCATTAAGTCAAGCCAAGACATTGGCTTAAGCCAGGACATCACTGGGTCAAGCCATGATGTCATTAAGTCAAGCCAAGACATTGGCTTAAGCCAGGACATCACTAGGTCAAGCCATGATGTCATTAAGTCAAGCCAAGAGATTAGGTCAAGCCCAGATGTTGGTCAAGCCAAGATGTTGTTGAGTCAAGCCAAGACATTGGCTTAAGCCAAGACATCATTGGGTCAAGCCAAGATATTATAGGGTCAAGCAAAGACATTGGGTCAAGCCAAGACTTTAGGTCAGGCCAAGACGTTAGGTCAAGCCAAGATGTTACAGGATCAAGCCAAGATGTTATAGGGTCAAGCCAAGATGTTATAGGGTCAAGCCAAGACATTATAGGGTCAAGCCAAGACGTTATAGGGTCAAGCCAAGACGTTATAGGGTCAAGCCAAGACGTTATAGGGTCAAGCCAAGATGTTATAGGATGAAGCCAAGACACAGGTCAAGTCAagaccttttcctcatgtccagctgaCCCTccccggcacatcttcctgccatgtctcaggttctgtcactgtcaccagagcagcgctcagccctgcccctcgCTACCAAAACTGTCCCCTCAGAAGGACGCAGGGACCCACAGGCCCAGCGAGTCGTGGAGCCAACAGCACATCCCGAACGAGGCCGTTTGACCGTGCGATCGCACGGCGTTTCTCATGAACACGACTCAAAGCCGCTGCGTTTACTCGTTGCGCCCATGCGCGAACGCTTCCAGCACACAAACCGCCGGTGCGCTGCCAAATGGTTACAGGAGACTTTCCCCTGTCCAGGTTGTTTGCCAGGACACCTGCAGAGCTTGTTCCTGCAGCGACGGTGCGTGCGGAGGGGCCTGGGTGTAGATTTTAACCGGAGCCAAACGTCGGTGTGCGAACACAAAAGCCACCCTGCCTGCCCTCAAAATGGTCAAACCTGCTCGTGCCGGCTCGGTTCGCGAGCACCGGTGCACGGAGCCGGCGGTTCTGCGAGGAGACGCGACGTGACCCACGGAGCCCAAGGACATTTTCCCCCTCGGGCTGGATTGTGTCCCCCAGGGAGGACGCGGCAGCACCTTCCAGTGAGGACGGTTtgaagctgctgcctccaaGAGCCGTGTCCCCAAACCCCGACCCCGGGCTCTGCTTCCGTCCCACCCCAACCCCGCGCCACCCTCGGCGTCCCCGGCTGTGACACGGCGGCGGGTCCCACCTGCCGAGGATGTCGTTGAAGCGGGGGTCCAGCTCGATGTTGTACTTGTCGATGTAGTCGTACAGGTCCTCGGTGCCCAGCACTTTGGCGATGCGCACCAGCTGGGGGAGGGAGAGGTGACGCTCGGGTGACAGCGGGGCCACCGCCGCCCACACCGCTCCGTGCCCGCGCTCTGGCGCTCAGTGCAAAGCCCCGGGACAGCTGGGATCCGTGCCACGCTGTGCCATAGCCGTGCCGCGCTCCTATCCCGGCAGCAAAGGGCAAACAGGTGCCGGCAGTGCCGCGGGGCCGGAATTCCACAGCCGGAGCCGCATCCCAGCGCTGGCGCCGGGCCCGGCATGGGGTGTCCCCTCCCGGCCCCACGGGCGGGTGTGCCGGGAGCCGCAATCCCACAGCGCAGGTCCCGGCAGGCCCTTCGCGCCGGGTTTGGGGCCGGCGGCGGTTGTGGTACCACCGGAAATTGCGGTTCTGCTCTTGCCGACCGGCTCCAAACCCACAGCCTGCGATCCTCCCGCTCCGGCAGCGCTTGGGGTAACCACAACGGGGCTGCACCCGTCCTGTGCCGGGCAGGCGGATCCCGCCGGTGCTCCCCAGTACAACCAGCTCCCCCAGACACAAAACAGGGGGAGCGGAGAATCGGGGGGCGGCCGGAGCCAGCATGGGGGGGACGGAGCCAGGAGGTGGCACAGGAGGGACAGCACCGAACGCAGCCGtgccggggctgcggcaccGTTTGGTTCATGGTGACGTATTGGGATCACCCAGAGCCCCGCGAGGGTGTGGGGTGCCAGGGAAAGGTGTGGGGTGCCAAGGGAAGGGTGTGGGGTGCCAAGGGGAGGTGTGGGGTGCCAGAGGAGGAAGTGGGGTGCCAAGGGGAGGGTGTGGGGGTGCCAAGGGGAGGATGTGGGGTGCCAAGGGGAAGGTGTGGGGTGCCAAGGGGAGGTGTGGGGTGCCAGAGGGAGGGTGTGGGGTGCTGGGTTGGGTGTGGGGTGCCAAGGGGAGGTGTGGGGTGCCAGGGGGAGGGTGTGGGGTGCTAAGGGGAAGTGTGGGGTGCCAGGGGGAGGGTGTGGGGTGCTAAGGGGAAGTGTGGGGCGCCGGGGAAGGTGTGGGGTGCCAGAGGAGGGTGTGGGGTGCCAAGGGGAAGGTGTGGGGTGCTAAGGGGAAGTGTGGGGTGCCAGGGGGAGGTGTGGGGTGCCAGAGGAAGGTGGGGGGTGCCAAGGGGAGGTGGGGGGTGCCAGGGGAAGGTGTGGGGTGCCAAGGGGAGGTGGGGGGTGCCAAGGGGAGGGTGTGGGGTGCCAAGGGGAGGTGTGGGGTGCCAGAGGAGGGTGTGGGGTGCCAAGGGGAAGGTGTGGGGTGCTGGGTTGGGTGTGGGGTGCCAAGGGGAGGTGTGGGGTGCCAAGGGGAGACGTGGGGGTGCCAAGGGGAGACGTGGGGGTGCCAAGGGGAGGGTGTGGGGTGCCAAGGGGAAGGTGTGGGGTGCCAAGGGGAAGTGTGGGGCGCCGGGGGAAGGTGTGGGGTGCCAAGGGGAGGGTGTGGGGTGCCAGAGGAATGTGTGGGGTGCCAAGGGGAGGTGTGGGGTGCTAAGTGGAAGGTGTGGGGTGCCAAGGGGAGGTGTGGGGTGCTAAGTGGAAGGTGTGAGGTGCCAGAGGAGGGTGTGGGGTGCCAGAGGAATGTGTGGGGTGCCTGGGGTTGCTCACCTGGTCGTAGTTGTCATGCCCATGGAAGAAGGGCTCTTTCCGGAAGATCATGCTGGCCAACATGCAGCCCAAGCTCCACATGTCCAGGCTGTAGTCGTACATCTGCAAACACCCAGAACAGGGCCGGGGGGGGGTCAGTGACACCCCAGGACCACCGGGAATGCCGCGAGGGGGGGGACACGCATCGAATCCCCCCCAGAGCGCGGCAGCTCCGCGCTTGCCCTTGCCCGGCTCCAACACCAGCGGCGGGTTTGGGCCCTGAGCTCCATGCGGTCTCATCCATCTTGGGCAGAAGAGCctaattttttcccccttttcccccatttttgggCCGCTGGGGACAGCGTGACCACACACAGGTGGCACcggtgacactggtgacaccGACCCCCCCGGGACGTACCTGATAATCCACCAGGAGCTCCGGTCCCTTGAAGTAGCGCGAGGCCACGCGCACGTTGTACTCCTGGCCGGGGTGGTAGAACTCGGCCAGGCCCCAGTCGATCAGCCGCAGctgcggggacaggggacagcgtggggacgGGCTCCTGTCACCCCACGGGGACCTGTGACCCCACGGGGACCCCGCCTGTGTCTGGCACTGGGAACGGGGCTTTTGTCGTCCGCCCCACGGCTGCTCCGCCGCCCCACGGCTGCTCCATGTGCGGCTCTTGGCCACGTTGTGGGGGAAAGAGGGAACGGGAGAGGTTTTGGGGTGACAGGAGTAATGTCAGGGTGGCAGGAGCGATCTTGGGGTGACAAGAGTAACCCCAAGGTGACAGGAGTGATTTTGGGGTGACAGAAGCAACCTTGGGGTGACAGGAGCGACCTCAGGGTGACAGGAGCGACCTCAGGGTGACAGGAGTGACCTTGGGGTGACAAGAGTAACCCCAAGGTGACAGGAGTGATTTTGGGGTGACAGAAGCAACCTTGGGGTGATGGGAGCGACCTCAGGGTGACAGGAGCGACCTCAGGGTGACAGGAGTGACCTTGGGGTGACAAGAGTAACCTCAAGGTGACAGGCGTGACCTCGGTGTGACAGGGGTGACCTCAAGGTGACAGAAGCAACTTTGGGGTGACAGGAATGATTTCAGGGTGACAGGAGCGATTTTGAGGTGACAGGAGCAACCTTGGAGTGACAGGAGTGATTTCAGGGTGACAGGAGCGACCTTGGGGTGACGGGAGTGATTTCAGGGTGACAGAAGCAACCTTGGGGTGACAAGAGTGACCTCAAGGTGACGGGAGCGACCTCAGGGTGACAGGAGTGATTTCAGGGTGACAGGAGTGACCTCGGGGTGACAGGAGCAACCTCAGGGTGACAGGAGTGATTTCAGGGTGACAGGAGCGACCCTGGGGTGACAGGAGCGATCTTGGGGTGACAGGAGCGATCTCAGGGTGACAGGAGTGACCTCAAGGTGACGGGAGCGACCTCAGGGTGACAGGAGTGATTTCAGGGTGACAGGAGTGACCTTGGGGTGACAGGAGCAACCTCAGGGTGACAGGAGTGATTTTGGGGTGACAGAAGCAACCTTGGGGTGACAGGAGTGATTTCAGGGTGACAGGAGCGACCTTGGGGTGACAGGAGTGATTTCAGGGTGACAGGAGCGGTCGGTGCGGCTCGGGCGCCCAGGGCGGCGGTGACAAAATGCCGCTGGTGACACCAGCCTGTGATAACGGGGGCGATTTCAACAGGCACGGGGTGGGGGGAATCCGTGAGGACACCGGGGGGCTCCGCAGCCGCCGGCGCCTTCGCCGGTGCCGCGGGGAGAGGCTCTTGATGGGAGACCCCCGTTCCAGAGGCGCCGGGGGGATCTGGAGGCACATTTACGAGGCGGAATTCCCGACGAACGGGTGGGAAACGATGGAGTTTGATGGGGCGCAGGTGCGGGGCCGGTGGCACCTGGGTCCCCCGTTGGGGTCCTGATGGCAACACAGGCTCACAAACCAAAACCGTTTCCAGCGGCCAAGGGCGGGACGAGCACAGGGAAGCGGGTGAAAGCACATAAAGTGTGTAAAAGCAAAGCGATGCCGGCACAAAGGCTCTTTGCCGCGAGCCGAGCGGTCGGGAGAAGAGCTGGGTGCGGTGACAGCGGTCACAGCGCGGGTGACACCCCCATAAGGTAAATGGAGGCGGAGAGACCCCCCCCGTGCTCCCGCTGTACCTTCCTGTGCTCGTGGTCGATCATGACGTTGTGGGGTTTGACGTCTCGGTGCATGACGCCCATGCTGTGGCAGTAATCCAGGGCCTGCGGGGACAAGGGAAGtgtcagggacagagggacggCCTTGGGGACACCGTGTTTGGTGACACCCATCCGGAACGTCACGGGGATCGCCGGGGATTTCAGACCTTGTGCTGTCCCCTCTAACCGGGGGACACCATGAAAACCCCGTGCGGGGCTCTGATCCGCATCCCTCCCACGAGTGACCGAGCGGGGCACAaaccccgtgtcccccagcGGAGGGGACATCGCGCCCAAGGAGCCCCCCCGTTCCACGGCTCTTGTTCCCCACAGCAGGGGACATACACGAGGGCTCTGGGAGGGGGTTTTGGTGCCCTGGGGACCCCCGGTGACCCCCCAGAGCGCTCCGGCACGGCCCAAACGGCCACTTGTGACCGGAGCCGCCGCCAAACCCACGTCCCGCTGAGGAAGAGACGCCGGGGAGAGAATGAGACAGACAATTTCTGCTTCTCAAGGACGGGGCGACCTTGCGCACCCCCGGCGCGGTGGCCCGGGACGCCGGCGCACGTGGCCGGGCGGGCAACGGGCCAGGAGGGCTCGGTAGCCAGGCGAGCGCTGCTCTGCGGCTCCCGCTTCTCGGGCGGCGGGGTTTGTTTTGGCCGGGGTTCCCGGGCCGGCTCACCTTGAGGATCTCGTACATGTAGAAGCGGATGTCGAAATCCGAGAGCGTCTGGTACAGTTGCTGcgggaagggagagaagaggCGGGTTAATGAACGGCGGGTTAATGAACGGCGGGTTAACGAACGGCGGGTTAATGAGCGGTGGGTTAACGGACCGCGGCACCGTTATCCGCGGCTCCTCGCGGTGCAGAGCAGGCGTTGAGCGGCTTTGGAGCCCCAGTTTTGTGCCCAGGAGCCCCAAGCACAGCCCAGTCTGGCCAACAACCCCATGCCCACCCAGGGAGCCCTGGCAGCTGGACCAACCCCATTTACCAGAGTGAGGACAGggatgaagatgaggaggatgagggggatgaggaggatgaaggggatgaggaggatgaggaggatgaggagactgaggaggatgaggaggatgagggggatgaggaggatgagggggatgaggagactgaggaggatgaggagggggaTGAGGGGGGGGATGAGGGGGGGGATgaggggggggatgggggggggatgaggggggagatgggggggatgggggggtggggggggatgAGGGGGGGTGAGGGTGGGCTGAGGGGGGggatgaggaggatgaggggggggatgggggggggatgaggggggggatggggggggatggggggggatgggggggggatgaggggggagatgggggggatgggggggtggggggggatgagggggggtgagggggggggatgaggaggatgaggagggggaTGAGGAGGGGGATGATGAGGGGGATGATGAGGAgggggatgaggaggaggaggatgaggaggaggaggaggaggagggggatgaggaggaggaggatgaggagggggaTGAGGAGGGGGATGAGGAgggggatgaggaggaggaggaggaggaggaggaggaggagggggatgaggaggaggaggaggaggaggaggaggatgaggagggggatgaggaggatgaggaggggaatgaggatgaggagggggatgaggatgaggagggggatgaggaggatgaggaggatgaggaggagaggaCATCTCAGTGCCCCTGCAAACCCCAGGGGGGCAAGTCCCCAAAACCAGGCCCTGGGGACACGAAATGTGTGGGAAAAGGCTCATGTCAGGATGTACAGGGTGGTAATTACAGGGCGGTAATTACAGGGCAGTAATTACAGGGCGGTAATTACTCCTGACAACAGAACCAAGCGGCTGCTGGTTTAAATCCTGGAGCCAATCTCAATAACCTTCCtcatcttcttcctccccaCAACCCTCCTCATCACCTTCCTCCCCACAACCCATAATCAGAGAGAGCTGGGAACCCCCCGATGGCATCGGAGAGAGCTGGGAACCCCCCGATGGCATCGGAGAGAGCTGGGGACCCCCCGACGGCATCTGAGTGGGTCAGGAACCCCCCGATGGCATCGGAGAGAGCTGGGAACCCCTTGATAGTGTCAGAGCGGATCAAGAACCCCTCAGTAGCATCAGAGCGGGTTAGGAACCCCTCGATAGTGTCAGAGTGGGTCAGGAACTCCTTGATAGTGTCAAGCAGGATGGGAACCCCTTGATGGCATCAGAGAGGGTCAGGAACCCCCCAACAGCATCAGAGAGGGTCAGGAACCCCCCAACAGCATCAGAGCGGGTCGGGAACCCCGCGATAGTGTCAGAGTGGGTCAGGAACCCCTTGATGGCATCAGAGAAAGTTGGGAACCCCTCGATAGCATCTGAGCGGGTCAGGAACCCCTCGATAGAGTCAGAGTGGGTTGGGAACCCCTTGATGGCATCAGAGAGAGTTGGGAACCTCTTGATGGCATCTGAGCGAGTCAGGAACCCCTCGATGGCATCAGAGAGAGTTGGGAACCTCTTGACGGCATCTGAGCAAGTCAGGAACCCCCCGAGGGCATCAGAGCGGGTTGGGAACCCCTCGAGGGCATCAGAGTGGGTCGGGAACCCCCCAATGGCATCAGAGCGGGTTGGGAACCCCTCGAGGGCATCAGAGTGGGTCGGGAACCCCTCGATGGCATCAGAGCGGGTTGGGAACCCCTCGAGGGCATCAGAGTGGGTCGGGAACCCCTCAATGGCATCAGAGAGAGCTGGGAACCCCTTGACAGTGTCAGAGAGAGCTGGGAACCCCCCAATGGCATCAGAGCAGGTCGGGAACCCCTCAATAGCATCAGAGAGAGTCGGGAACTCCTCGATGGCATCAGAGAGAGCAGGGAACCCCTTGATAGTGTCAGAGAGAGTTGGGAACCCCTCGACAGCATCTGAGTGAGTCACGAACCCCCTGATAGCACCCAAGTAGGTCGGGAACCTCTCGATGGCATCAGAGTGTCGGGAACCCCTTGACAGTGTCAGAGCGGGTCAGGAACCCCTCGATGGCATGAGAGCAGGTCGGGAACCCCTCAATAGTGTCAGAGTGAGTCGGGAACTCCTTGATGTCATCAGAGAGAGTTGGGAACCCCCTGATGGCATCAGAGAGGGTCGGGAACCCCTCGATGGCATCAGAGAGAGCTGGAAACCCCTTGATAGCGTCAGAGAGAGTTGGGAACCCCTCGACAGCATCTGAGTGAGTCAGGAACACCCCGATAGCACCTAAGCAGGTCGGGAACCGCTCGATAGTGTCAGAGCGGGTCGGGAACCCCTCGACAGCATCGGAGCAGGTCGGGAACCCCTCGAAAGCGTCAGAGCGGGCCAGGAACCCCTTGATGGCATGAAAGCAGGTCGGGAACCCCTCAATAGTGTCAGAGTGGGTCCGGAACCCCTTGATGGCATCAGAGAAAGTTGGGAACCCCTTGATGTCATCAGAGACAGTCAGGAACCCCTTGATGGCATCAGAGCGGGTCAGGAACCCCCTGATGGCATCAGAGAGAGTCGGGAACTCCTCGATGGCATCAGAGAGAGCTGAAAACCCCTTGATAGTGTCAGAGAGAGTTGGGAACCCCTCGACAGCATCTGAGTGAGTCAGGAACCTCCCGATAGCACCCAAGCAGGTCGGGAACCCCTCGATAGTGTCAGAGCGGGTTGGGAACCCCTTGATGGCATCAGAGAGAGTTGGGAACCCCTTGATGTCATCAGAGAGAGTCAGGAACCCCTTGATGGCATCAGAGCGGGTCAGGAACCCCCTGACGGCATCAGAGAGAGTTGGGAACCCCTTGATGTCATCAGAGAGGGTCGGGAACCCCTTGACGGCATCAGAGCGGGTCGGGAACCCCCCGACGGCATCAGAGAGAGTCGGGAACCCCCTGATGGCATCAGAAAGAGTCGGGAACTCCTCGATGGCATCAGAGAGAGATGGAAACCCCTTGATAGTGTCAGAGAGAGTTGGGAACCCCTCGAT containing:
- the LOC102086938 gene encoding casein kinase II subunit alpha isoform X1; the encoded protein is MSGPVPSRARVYADVNTQRPREYWDYESHVVEWGNQDDYQLVRKLGRGKYSEVFEAINITNNEKVVVKILKPVKKKKIKREIKILENLRGGPNIISLLDIVKDPVSRTPALVFEHVNNTDFKQLYQTLSDFDIRFYMYEILKALDYCHSMGVMHRDVKPHNVMIDHEHRKLRLIDWGLAEFYHPGQEYNVRVASRYFKGPELLVDYQMYDYSLDMWSLGCMLASMIFRKEPFFHGHDNYDQLVRIAKVLGTEDLYDYIDKYNIELDPRFNDILGRHSRKRWERFVHSENQHLVSTEALDFLDKLLRYDHQTRLTARDAMEHPYFYPIAKDPARLGTAAALSAANTPVSSSSMLAGITSMAASQPLGSLAASPVISSPNALGSPVPAAAQP
- the LOC102086938 gene encoding casein kinase II subunit alpha isoform X2, whose amino-acid sequence is MYEILKALDYCHSMGVMHRDVKPHNVMIDHEHRKLRLIDWGLAEFYHPGQEYNVRVASRYFKGPELLVDYQMYDYSLDMWSLGCMLASMIFRKEPFFHGHDNYDQLVRIAKVLGTEDLYDYIDKYNIELDPRFNDILGRHSRKRWERFVHSENQHLVSTEALDFLDKLLRYDHQTRLTARDAMEHPYFYPIAKDPARLGTAAALSAANTPVSSSSMLAGITSMAASQPLGSLAASPVISSPNALGSPVPAAAQP